The Marinitoga hydrogenitolerans DSM 16785 genome window below encodes:
- a CDS encoding 16S rRNA (uracil(1498)-N(3))-methyltransferase, with translation MPNAFYGTVKNETIILDKNETSHIKIVRFHENDEIKVYDGNGNIYYCKIDKIKKNETICQIVKKVCFEKIYKPQINFYIGASKFDRMKLLIEKLVELRVNNIYIFHGQKSQLKFKNLEKFKRTIIESSKQSEYPIFPKVELIKFEKLNSIKNPFILDLTAKSDINFALKQLNNPEIISIILGPDMGFSNDELSKLPSLYRINLGNSIMRFETAGIYILSILNYYFNRLY, from the coding sequence ATGCCTAATGCCTTTTATGGTACTGTAAAAAACGAAACTATTATACTTGATAAAAATGAAACTTCTCATATAAAAATAGTCAGATTTCATGAAAATGACGAAATTAAAGTATATGATGGCAATGGAAATATTTATTATTGTAAAATTGATAAAATTAAAAAAAATGAAACTATTTGCCAAATAGTAAAAAAAGTGTGTTTTGAAAAAATATATAAACCGCAAATAAACTTCTATATTGGTGCAAGCAAATTCGATAGAATGAAATTATTAATAGAAAAATTAGTTGAATTAAGGGTAAATAATATTTATATTTTTCACGGACAAAAGTCACAATTAAAATTCAAAAATTTAGAAAAATTCAAAAGGACTATTATAGAAAGCTCAAAGCAATCAGAGTATCCGATATTCCCAAAAGTTGAATTAATTAAATTTGAAAAATTAAATTCAATAAAAAACCCATTTATTCTAGATTTAACAGCAAAATCAGATATCAATTTTGCATTGAAACAACTAAACAATCCTGAAATCATCTCTATTATTTTAGGGCCAGATATGGGTTTTTCTAATGATGAATTATCGAAATTACCATCCTTGTACAGAATAAATCTTGGAAATTCTATAATGCGATTTGAAACAGCCGGAATTTATATATTAAGTATATTAAATTATTATTTTAATAGATTATATTAA
- the serS gene encoding serine--tRNA ligase produces the protein MIDIKLIRKNPEIVIEALKKRHHETDLINQIIELDESKRHIQKKVEILRAQRNSLSKQIAKLKASGDTEELKDIMIESKEIGDEIKKLEVDMREIEDKIHIKLLYIPNIPDDSVPVGKSEEDNIEIKRWENPRNFDFKPKAHWDLGPQLGMLDFERASKLSGSRFSILKSQLAKLERSLINFMLDVHTKEHGYIEIIPPHLVKRETMLGTGQLPKFEEDAYNTKDDDLFLIPTAEVTLAGMHQNEVLSFKDLPLKYVAYTPCYRREAGSYGKDVRGMVRQHQFDKVELFWYTTPDNSESALEELTSHAEKILQLLKLPYRVITLCTGDLGFGASKTYDLEVWLPSYNNYKEISSCSNVKDFQARRGNTRYRTRENKMAYVHTLNGSGLAVGRTLVAIMENYQLKDGKIKVPDVLIPYMGVEVIG, from the coding sequence ATGATTGATATTAAATTAATAAGAAAAAATCCAGAAATTGTAATTGAAGCTTTAAAAAAAAGACATCATGAAACTGATCTAATTAACCAAATAATAGAATTAGATGAATCCAAACGACATATACAAAAAAAAGTGGAAATATTACGTGCACAAAGAAACTCTTTATCTAAACAAATTGCAAAGTTAAAAGCATCTGGTGACACTGAAGAATTAAAAGATATTATGATTGAATCAAAAGAAATTGGTGATGAAATAAAAAAATTAGAAGTTGATATGAGAGAAATCGAAGATAAAATACATATAAAATTATTATATATACCTAATATTCCTGATGATTCTGTTCCTGTGGGAAAATCTGAAGAGGATAATATAGAAATAAAACGTTGGGAAAACCCAAGAAATTTTGATTTCAAACCCAAAGCTCACTGGGATTTGGGTCCTCAACTCGGAATGTTAGATTTTGAAAGAGCTTCAAAATTAAGTGGTTCAAGATTTTCTATATTAAAATCACAGCTTGCAAAATTAGAAAGATCATTAATAAATTTTATGCTTGATGTTCATACGAAAGAACATGGATATATAGAAATAATACCACCTCATTTAGTAAAAAGAGAAACAATGTTAGGAACTGGACAATTACCAAAATTTGAAGAAGATGCATATAATACAAAAGATGACGATTTATTTCTAATTCCAACTGCAGAAGTTACTTTAGCCGGCATGCATCAAAATGAAGTTTTAAGTTTTAAAGATTTACCATTAAAATATGTTGCATATACTCCATGTTATAGACGAGAAGCTGGAAGTTATGGTAAAGATGTAAGAGGTATGGTTAGACAACATCAATTTGATAAAGTTGAATTATTCTGGTATACCACCCCTGATAATTCAGAATCGGCTTTAGAAGAACTAACTTCTCATGCTGAAAAAATTCTGCAATTATTGAAATTACCTTATAGGGTAATCACATTGTGTACTGGTGATTTAGGTTTTGGAGCATCTAAAACTTATGATCTTGAGGTTTGGTTACCAAGTTATAATAATTATAAAGAAATATCTTCCTGTAGTAATGTAAAAGACTTTCAAGCACGACGAGGTAATACACGATATAGAACTAGAGAAAATAAAATGGCATATGTTCATACTTTAAATGGTTCAGGACTAGCTGTTGGTAGAACACTCGTTGCAATAATGGAAAATTATCAGTTAAAAGATGGAAAAATAAAAGTACCTGATGTTTTAATACCATACATGGGAGTGGAGGTTATTGGTTAA
- a CDS encoding LptA/OstA family protein, whose amino-acid sequence MKKIILLFFIIFTIVSFSSTIHVSADTVKGGDDFYVLKNNVQVIKDTLNVLTNLATVTLVNDEWRKLEAEGGIKIKTDTMEATSSNLNYDLKNDIGILKGSVETKITLKKEKKDIYIFCDIINFDNKNKTYSGKMLDENALVKIIKEDYIIFAKSFEYDENTKILILKDNVKIKNDKKKINMDTSQATFKTDKNEISAEKVKLTLEIENKEENK is encoded by the coding sequence ATGAAAAAAATTATTCTTTTATTTTTTATTATTTTTACTATTGTTTCTTTTTCTTCAACTATTCATGTGAGTGCTGACACTGTTAAAGGCGGAGACGACTTTTATGTTTTAAAAAACAATGTTCAAGTTATTAAAGATACACTTAATGTATTAACAAATTTAGCTACTGTTACTTTAGTTAATGATGAATGGAGGAAATTAGAAGCTGAAGGTGGTATAAAAATTAAAACTGATACAATGGAAGCTACTTCATCAAATTTAAATTATGATTTAAAGAATGATATAGGAATATTAAAAGGTTCTGTAGAAACCAAAATTACTTTAAAAAAAGAAAAAAAAGATATATATATTTTTTGTGATATAATCAACTTTGATAATAAAAATAAAACTTATTCCGGAAAAATGTTAGATGAAAATGCTTTGGTAAAAATAATTAAAGAAGATTATATAATCTTCGCAAAATCATTTGAATATGATGAAAACACAAAAATACTCATATTGAAAGATAATGTAAAAATTAAAAATGATAAGAAAAAAATAAATATGGATACTTCTCAAGCTACATTTAAAACAGATAAAAATGAAATTTCCGCTGAAAAAGTTAAACTGACTCTTGAAATTGAGAATAAGGAGGAAAATAAATGA
- a CDS encoding patatin-like phospholipase family protein, whose protein sequence is MNYGIALGSGGIRGMAHIALLEYLEKKYNNKPLVITGCSAGSIIGALYSLEPNSTLIMKKLNYIINHSSKEINHIRKNLENKVTGFARLLASTGILNNDILFNLLKSLFHKKRFSDCKIPFGVVAVDIDSESIEEITEGYILDAVMASSNVPAAFTPKLLGGMRLIDGGVIEEVPINLCRKLGAEYVIASHIPQKSNSFSDGLEYINFISSLSVDYITNNHLKEANEVYIFDSIYQWYDFNKFKDIYFEAKKKLERSEKNAYN, encoded by the coding sequence ATGAATTACGGAATCGCATTAGGAAGTGGTGGAATCAGAGGAATGGCTCATATTGCTCTTTTGGAATATTTAGAAAAAAAGTATAATAATAAACCTTTAGTAATAACTGGTTGTAGTGCTGGATCTATAATAGGCGCTCTTTATTCTTTAGAACCTAATAGTACATTAATAATGAAAAAACTAAATTATATTATTAATCATTCATCTAAAGAAATTAATCATATAAGAAAAAATTTAGAGAATAAAGTTACTGGATTTGCAAGATTATTAGCTTCAACTGGTATATTAAACAATGATATATTATTTAATCTTTTAAAGTCTTTATTTCATAAAAAACGTTTTTCAGATTGTAAAATACCATTTGGTGTTGTTGCCGTCGACATTGATTCAGAAAGCATTGAAGAAATTACTGAAGGTTATATTTTAGATGCTGTAATGGCTTCGTCTAATGTTCCCGCTGCTTTTACACCAAAATTATTAGGGGGAATGAGATTAATTGATGGTGGTGTGATTGAAGAAGTTCCTATAAATTTATGTAGAAAATTAGGTGCTGAATATGTTATTGCTTCTCATATACCACAAAAAAGTAATTCTTTTAGTGATGGATTAGAATATATAAATTTTATTTCATCTTTAAGTGTTGATTATATAACAAATAATCATTTAAAAGAAGCTAATGAAGTATATATATTTGATTCAATATACCAATGGTATGATTTTAATAAATTTAAAGATATTTATTTTGAAGCAAAAAAGAAACTTGAAAGAAGTGAAAAAAATGCGTACAATTAA
- a CDS encoding coiled-coil domain-containing protein produces MKKLLIFVTMLIFVSFLFGEIIDVKPASPVYPYVYKVVNAGIMETDTQGKFNGAISVSRYDLAIFGSNLLDYLDTNYKKRLDSLDASLTNLETEKLPERVYTLENFIFSLDADYKNTKNIVMELSDKVKNLENAITIESTDSNNPIFNAIAQNAYMVAEKKSVEKINELYETTLASIVIFSNRMNEFESAVEEVLEQFAKTKEYMTNTLDDYLKREQNNYKSYIDELFTKERDGLKLFITNEVAAQMRWKKDSDSATITQLMNEINDLKNELSSSNAYIDNIIQQKFDFQIKPLINLTTKIPELSNQIKELNDKVLQLETSGISPTDYSTISNDTLLFKKLQSIENSINSLESLKIKVEELEKVTNSYSAILSDSSNRLNNFDNKILEFQKDLSNLKTTIQTELPKELLDRLSIIEERLNNMTKLQNAADEINKFSKKLQEYDQRIGLLEGAAFDKENESISNLFTKLDQIESRINTNDYAVSNLTAQVLGMAKDLQDFKNAVEESGLNNIGELLTNINSALPKISNIEQLSTKNYQEIQKINDKLKVINELKIKDDDLTKKIRDMNKLVQDLALQPPTERLQTDVINNTKTLFELKSEFDKKMSQLDTFEKRLKSLENSIYTLENLPSNNKEALTEIIGEMVTQSMMKKSDDIKNYVYMQIKDDLIKENMKSLESIITRLNNVEQKVENVSDISYIDEKVINLEKNITELKSQNNKITSELLEMKKDISNTNDLNSKVQELENRINNQNILNNIIYGLVGGIVGGIAVYVIMGGI; encoded by the coding sequence ATGAAGAAATTACTTATTTTTGTTACAATGCTAATATTTGTTTCCTTTTTATTTGGAGAAATAATAGACGTAAAACCAGCATCTCCAGTTTATCCTTATGTGTATAAAGTAGTTAATGCAGGTATAATGGAAACTGATACACAAGGAAAATTTAATGGAGCTATTTCTGTTTCAAGATATGATTTAGCAATATTTGGCTCTAATCTTTTAGATTATCTTGATACAAATTATAAGAAAAGATTAGACTCCTTAGACGCATCGTTAACAAACTTAGAAACAGAAAAACTACCTGAAAGAGTATATACGTTAGAAAATTTTATATTCTCACTTGATGCTGATTATAAAAATACAAAAAATATTGTAATGGAACTTTCTGATAAAGTTAAAAATTTAGAAAATGCTATAACAATTGAATCAACTGATTCAAATAATCCTATTTTTAATGCTATTGCTCAAAATGCATATATGGTTGCAGAAAAAAAATCTGTAGAAAAAATTAATGAATTATATGAAACTACTTTAGCCTCCATAGTAATATTCAGCAACAGAATGAATGAGTTTGAAAGTGCTGTTGAAGAAGTTTTAGAACAATTTGCTAAAACTAAAGAATATATGACCAATACCTTAGATGATTATTTAAAAAGAGAACAAAATAATTATAAATCATATATAGATGAATTATTCACTAAAGAAAGAGATGGTTTAAAATTATTTATTACTAACGAAGTTGCAGCACAAATGCGTTGGAAAAAGGATAGCGATAGTGCAACTATTACGCAATTAATGAATGAAATTAATGATTTGAAAAATGAATTATCTTCTTCTAATGCATATATTGATAACATTATACAGCAAAAATTTGATTTCCAAATAAAACCTCTAATAAATTTAACAACAAAAATCCCCGAATTAAGCAATCAAATAAAAGAATTAAATGATAAGGTTTTACAATTAGAAACATCAGGAATAAGTCCTACTGATTATTCAACAATTTCAAATGACACATTGCTTTTTAAAAAATTGCAAAGCATTGAAAATTCTATAAATTCACTTGAATCATTAAAAATTAAGGTTGAAGAATTAGAAAAAGTAACGAATTCATATTCTGCTATTTTATCTGATTCATCAAATAGATTAAACAATTTTGATAATAAAATATTAGAATTCCAAAAGGATCTAAGCAATTTAAAAACAACTATACAAACAGAATTACCAAAAGAATTATTAGATAGATTATCTATAATAGAAGAACGTTTAAACAATATGACGAAATTACAAAATGCAGCTGATGAAATAAATAAATTTAGTAAAAAATTGCAAGAATATGATCAAAGAATTGGTTTATTAGAAGGAGCAGCGTTTGACAAAGAAAATGAAAGTATTTCTAATCTATTTACAAAACTTGATCAAATCGAATCAAGAATTAATACTAATGATTATGCTGTTTCAAATCTTACTGCTCAAGTTTTAGGTATGGCAAAGGATTTACAAGATTTCAAAAATGCTGTAGAAGAAAGCGGATTAAATAATATTGGAGAACTTTTAACAAATATAAATTCCGCATTACCCAAAATTTCAAATATTGAACAATTAAGTACAAAAAATTATCAAGAAATACAAAAAATAAATGATAAATTAAAAGTAATAAATGAATTAAAAATCAAAGATGATGATTTGACAAAGAAAATTAGAGATATGAATAAATTAGTTCAAGACTTGGCTCTTCAACCTCCAACAGAAAGATTACAAACTGATGTTATTAACAATACCAAAACCTTATTTGAACTGAAAAGTGAATTTGATAAGAAAATGTCACAATTAGATACATTTGAAAAGAGATTAAAATCATTAGAAAATTCTATCTATACTTTGGAAAATTTACCTTCAAATAATAAAGAAGCTTTGACAGAAATTATAGGGGAAATGGTCACCCAATCTATGATGAAAAAATCTGATGATATTAAAAATTACGTATATATGCAGATAAAGGATGATTTAATAAAAGAAAATATGAAGTCTTTAGAATCTATTATAACAAGATTAAACAATGTTGAACAGAAAGTTGAAAATGTTTCTGATATATCTTATATTGATGAAAAAGTTATTAATTTGGAAAAAAATATTACTGAGTTGAAATCCCAAAATAACAAAATTACTTCAGAACTTTTGGAAATGAAAAAAGATATATCTAATACAAATGATTTGAATTCGAAAGTTCAAGAATTAGAAAATAGAATTAATAATCAAAATATTTTAAATAATATTATATACGGATTAGTTGGTGGTATTGTGGGCGGTATTGCTGTATATGTAATAATGGGAGGAATATAA
- a CDS encoding PEGA domain-containing protein — MKTSKFSLIFFLTLTILSFSFQLTINAPKGALVYVNNQYILTMKNSQETLSLSKGNYEITISKFGYMDYKTSISLNSDKIVTAELIPIASIEFHSNLDKFYVTFGENKISIYNGEILKIPINIKQIIASTENYKPQTINLELNPFETKKIYIDFIPNGMVTFESTPTANLYINNTFVGETPYSTILSLNSTYNIKLKKDGYLTFEKNISLKNDEPIKLQYELKKGIKLYIDSSPQNALVTINGKKMGYTPNTFTVPSGSLKIILSKIGYISKELSINLDKSLEKKQLFFELYENNRIIRFQDSENLDFYLDGKYIGENVEYLELDGMPHIIEIVSKNNENIFFRYIINKDLPKEIILNPRLSTSVEVLSNKKILTYIGDKYAFAPSTILINTMQNTKTLDVYYLNSKKSTTLRKNRSQTIFLTNSDNVGAVSLFTSSSYALIYIDGKYINKGYVLGHVLNNGVHNVTFKFADGKTYNINININNFEHKVIFFSKANLVPVKIINTKSFDIYIDDIKYTASELDLRLEYGVHKISVYNGERKITERYIYLTDEGKYINLDNWY; from the coding sequence ATGAAAACAAGTAAGTTCTCTCTAATATTTTTTTTAACTCTCACCATTTTATCTTTTTCATTTCAATTAACAATTAATGCTCCAAAAGGGGCTCTTGTATACGTCAATAATCAATATATCTTAACAATGAAAAATTCACAGGAAACATTGTCTTTAAGTAAAGGAAATTATGAAATAACTATATCAAAATTCGGGTATATGGATTATAAAACTTCTATATCGTTAAACTCTGATAAAATAGTTACAGCTGAATTAATCCCAATTGCCAGCATTGAATTTCATTCGAATCTGGATAAATTTTATGTTACTTTTGGGGAAAACAAAATATCAATTTACAACGGGGAAATTCTAAAAATACCCATAAACATTAAGCAAATTATAGCTTCCACAGAAAATTATAAACCTCAAACAATAAATCTCGAATTAAATCCTTTTGAAACAAAAAAAATATATATTGATTTTATACCAAACGGTATGGTCACTTTTGAATCCACTCCTACAGCTAATTTATATATAAACAATACTTTTGTAGGCGAAACACCTTATTCTACAATATTATCTTTAAACTCCACATATAATATAAAATTAAAAAAAGATGGTTATTTAACTTTTGAAAAAAATATTTCTCTAAAAAACGATGAACCTATAAAACTTCAATATGAATTAAAAAAAGGAATTAAATTATATATTGATTCTTCACCACAAAATGCTTTAGTCACAATAAATGGAAAAAAAATGGGATATACTCCAAATACATTTACAGTACCCTCAGGAAGTCTAAAAATAATTTTATCAAAAATTGGTTACATCTCAAAAGAATTATCAATAAACTTAGATAAATCTTTAGAAAAAAAACAATTATTTTTTGAATTATACGAAAATAATAGAATTATAAGATTTCAAGATTCAGAAAATCTTGATTTTTATTTAGATGGAAAATATATTGGAGAAAATGTTGAATATTTAGAATTAGATGGCATGCCTCACATTATAGAAATAGTTTCAAAAAATAACGAAAATATTTTTTTCAGATATATTATAAATAAAGATCTCCCAAAAGAAATTATTCTAAATCCAAGGTTATCAACATCAGTAGAGGTTTTGTCAAATAAAAAAATATTAACATATATTGGAGATAAATATGCTTTCGCGCCTTCTACAATATTAATAAATACTATGCAAAATACAAAAACATTAGATGTGTATTATTTAAATTCAAAAAAATCAACAACATTAAGAAAAAATAGATCACAAACAATTTTTTTAACCAATTCTGATAACGTTGGTGCGGTTTCATTATTCACTTCTTCCTCTTATGCATTAATATATATTGACGGAAAATATATAAACAAAGGATATGTTTTAGGACATGTTTTAAATAATGGAGTTCATAATGTTACTTTTAAATTCGCTGATGGAAAAACATATAATATTAACATAAATATCAATAATTTCGAACATAAAGTTATTTTCTTTTCTAAGGCTAATCTTGTTCCTGTAAAAATAATAAATACTAAATCTTTTGATATATATATTGATGATATTAAATATACAGCTTCGGAATTAGATTTAAGATTAGAATATGGAGTTCATAAAATAAGTGTATATAATGGAGAAAGAAAAATTACCGAAAGATATATTTATTTAACAGATGAAGGTAAATATATTAATTTGGATAATTGGTATTAA
- a CDS encoding MarR family winged helix-turn-helix transcriptional regulator — protein MEKKRLENFEKIIRDICFKIKVEGRKIIKNIDISPAQFDLLQILFFRGPKRVTDLSMALGITKSTTTGLINRLEESKYLQKTKDEKDKRVTTIKITKKGENVIQEVIKARVEFMNDVLSKVENPEKLMEELENLDNIINEVRKNENK, from the coding sequence ATGGAAAAAAAGAGATTAGAAAATTTTGAAAAAATTATAAGAGATATATGTTTTAAAATTAAGGTGGAAGGTAGAAAAATTATCAAAAATATTGATATTTCTCCTGCCCAATTTGACCTACTTCAAATATTATTTTTCAGAGGTCCAAAAAGAGTTACGGATCTTAGTATGGCATTAGGAATAACAAAAAGCACCACAACAGGTCTTATTAACAGACTTGAAGAATCCAAGTATCTCCAAAAAACCAAAGACGAAAAAGATAAAAGAGTTACAACAATTAAAATAACAAAAAAAGGTGAAAATGTTATTCAAGAAGTTATAAAAGCCCGTGTCGAATTTATGAATGATGTCTTATCTAAAGTTGAAAATCCCGAAAAACTAATGGAAGAATTAGAAAATTTGGATAATATTATTAATGAGGTGAGAAAAAATGAAAACAAGTAA
- a CDS encoding YybS family protein, producing the protein MVKNITYSAMLSVIAVLLFTSQMFIPVFGVLISFFSLIPLILVYRLTDMKYFIISTLTSAFLILILNDVFGLIFFSTYLLPPVLSIVYNKKNKIPRIIFFLVPVASSYFMYKSFFNVKIFYYLWPLIGASTFFVVKFYYIKISDLIMKGLKSKGF; encoded by the coding sequence ATGGTAAAAAATATTACATATTCTGCTATGTTAAGCGTCATTGCAGTATTATTATTTACTTCTCAAATGTTTATTCCAGTATTTGGTGTGTTAATATCCTTTTTTAGTTTGATTCCTTTAATATTGGTGTATAGATTAACAGATATGAAGTATTTTATTATTTCTACATTAACTTCAGCTTTTTTAATATTAATTTTAAACGATGTTTTTGGATTAATATTTTTTTCAACGTATTTGTTACCACCAGTATTAAGTATTGTATATAATAAAAAAAATAAAATCCCCCGTATTATATTTTTTCTCGTGCCGGTGGCATCATCCTATTTTATGTATAAATCATTTTTTAATGTAAAAATATTTTATTATTTGTGGCCTTTAATTGGAGCATCAACATTCTTCGTGGTGAAATTTTATTATATAAAGATATCAGATCTAATTATGAAAGGATTAAAATCTAAGGGATTTTAA
- the rlmD gene encoding 23S rRNA (uracil(1939)-C(5))-methyltransferase RlmD, with protein MEFIDVVVEKIVNGGYGFARYDNRIYMIEHAYPGEFVKIKIKGNKKDVYFAEVVEYLEKSPYRNRMICPYFQKCGGCQLLDLDYKEQLKIKTNIVKEQVRRIGKLDDKLVIDAIGSDEIINYRNKMEFSFAYDRGEIKLGLKKRNSNEIINVKKCLIAPKEFNKIINETKKIFEALNLKIYNPKSKKGEFKHLVLRKSFSKNEIMSIFITKTEYITNYKNFKSLIKERIKSDSIIHVMNGSDSIVLRGPYKTLKGEGVIKEEFDGFTFQIPPTAFFQNNYNVTKKILNEFVKIVKSEKITGNLLDLYSGVGLFSIYLAPLFKHVTGVESNGISVKAAHSNANINGIKNTSFIKSDVQEFIKEYDKRIDLLIIDPPRSGVSKEVLTKILQLKPKNIFYLSCDSTTLARDLSNLKKTYNIEFIRPFDMFPNTFHIENFAFLKVINSD; from the coding sequence ATGGAATTTATCGATGTAGTGGTTGAAAAAATAGTTAATGGTGGCTATGGTTTTGCTAGATATGATAATAGAATTTATATGATAGAACATGCTTATCCAGGAGAATTTGTTAAAATAAAGATTAAAGGAAATAAAAAAGATGTATATTTTGCGGAAGTGGTGGAGTATTTAGAAAAATCCCCATATAGAAATAGAATGATATGTCCGTATTTTCAAAAATGTGGAGGATGTCAATTGTTAGATTTAGATTATAAAGAACAGTTAAAAATCAAAACAAATATAGTTAAAGAGCAAGTTAGAAGAATTGGTAAATTAGATGATAAACTTGTTATAGATGCAATAGGGTCTGACGAAATAATTAATTATAGGAATAAAATGGAATTTTCTTTTGCATATGATAGAGGCGAAATAAAATTAGGATTAAAAAAAAGAAATAGTAATGAAATTATAAACGTAAAAAAATGTTTAATTGCCCCAAAAGAGTTTAACAAGATTATAAATGAAACAAAAAAGATATTTGAAGCGTTGAATTTAAAAATATATAATCCAAAAAGTAAAAAAGGAGAATTTAAACATTTAGTATTGAGAAAATCATTTTCAAAAAATGAAATTATGAGTATATTCATTACTAAAACAGAGTATATCACTAATTATAAAAATTTTAAATCTTTAATAAAAGAAAGAATTAAATCTGATTCTATTATACACGTAATGAATGGTTCGGATTCTATAGTTTTAAGGGGACCTTATAAAACATTAAAAGGTGAAGGAGTTATAAAAGAAGAATTTGATGGTTTTACATTTCAAATTCCACCTACAGCTTTTTTCCAGAATAATTATAATGTAACTAAAAAAATATTGAATGAATTTGTAAAAATAGTTAAATCAGAAAAAATTACAGGAAATCTTTTGGATTTATATTCGGGAGTAGGGTTGTTTTCAATTTATTTAGCACCACTTTTTAAGCATGTAACTGGTGTTGAAAGTAATGGTATTTCTGTAAAAGCAGCCCATTCCAACGCTAATATAAATGGAATAAAAAATACGTCTTTTATAAAAAGCGATGTTCAGGAGTTTATTAAGGAATATGATAAAAGAATAGATTTATTAATTATAGATCCGCCGAGAAGTGGGGTTAGTAAAGAAGTCTTAACTAAGATTTTACAATTAAAACCTAAAAATATTTTTTATTTATCTTGTGATTCTACAACTTTAGCAAGAGATCTTTCGAATTTGAAGAAAACCTATAATATTGAATTTATAAGACCTTTTGACATGTTTCCTAATACATTTCATATTGAAAATTTTGCGTTTTTAAAGGTGATTAATAGCGATTAA